A stretch of Pseudomonadota bacterium DNA encodes these proteins:
- a CDS encoding MBL fold metallo-hydrolase, with amino-acid sequence MIIEDIVVGPIMSNCFIVGCENTKEAVVIDPGDEPNKILMVVAKHKLQVKYIINTHGHVDHVGGNKKLKEATGADLLIHSLDVPMLARIAATGAAWGLNVEDSPPPDRMLEDGDEIKFGDITFKVIHTPGHSPGGISLYTDGCVFVGDTLFSGSIGRTDFPGGDYDTLISCIRNKLFVLGDNIRVLTGHGPETSIAIEKKYNPFVRIE; translated from the coding sequence TTGATTATAGAAGACATAGTTGTAGGACCGATAATGTCAAATTGTTTTATTGTCGGATGTGAAAACACAAAAGAGGCTGTAGTTATCGATCCGGGAGATGAGCCCAACAAAATTCTGATGGTGGTTGCAAAACATAAATTGCAAGTTAAATACATCATAAATACACATGGTCATGTTGATCATGTAGGCGGTAACAAAAAATTGAAGGAAGCCACAGGCGCAGATCTTTTGATACACAGCCTTGATGTGCCAATGCTTGCCCGTATTGCGGCTACCGGTGCAGCATGGGGACTTAATGTGGAAGACTCCCCCCCTCCTGATCGGATGTTAGAAGATGGTGATGAGATTAAATTCGGAGATATCACTTTTAAGGTTATCCACACTCCAGGGCATTCACCGGGCGGTATTTCGCTTTATACGGATGGATGCGTTTTTGTAGGAGATACGCTTTTCTCAGGATCGATAGGGCGCACGGATTTCCCCGGCGGTGATTATGATACTCTTATATCATGTATAAGAAACAAGCTTTTTGTGCTTGGAGATAATATAAGAGTACTTACAGGACACGGTCCTGAAACTTCTATTGCTATAGAAAAAAAGTATAATCCATTTGTTAGAATCGAATAA
- the nusB gene encoding transcription antitermination factor NusB codes for MGSRRKSRELAMQVLFFMDKCHDNSEEVLENFRDNFNPSEDILPFFYRLVRGVISSGSEIDTIIERFSSNWKISRMSCVDRNIMRIAVFELVWCNDIPFKVSINEAIDVGKKYGTNESGPFINGILDSVRNAVETEIIKPKKLII; via the coding sequence ATGGGTAGTCGCAGAAAGTCACGGGAACTTGCAATGCAGGTTCTTTTTTTCATGGATAAATGCCATGATAATTCTGAAGAGGTTTTAGAGAACTTCCGGGATAATTTTAATCCATCCGAAGATATCCTGCCTTTTTTTTACAGGCTTGTCAGAGGAGTTATAAGCTCCGGATCGGAAATTGATACTATAATAGAGCGGTTTTCCAGCAACTGGAAAATAAGCCGTATGTCCTGTGTTGACAGAAATATCATGAGGATTGCAGTATTTGAGCTTGTTTGGTGCAATGATATTCCCTTTAAGGTTTCTATAAATGAAGCAATTGACGTAGGGAAAAAATATGGAACTAATGAATCCGGACCTTTTATAAATGGGATTCTTGACAGTGTCAGAAATGCTGTTGAAACAGAAATAATTAAACCAAAAAAACTGATAATATAA
- the ribE gene encoding 6,7-dimethyl-8-ribityllumazine synthase, with protein MPKIIEAKLIAEGKKFAIVTSRFNDFITDKLVGGAVDALLRSGTMDSDIDIIKVPGAFEIPLVAKKIAERKKYNAVICLGAVIRGATPHFDYISAEVTKGVAMVGLETGIPVIFGVITVDTIEQAIERAGTKAGNKGWSAAVSAIEMANLVELIDKE; from the coding sequence ATGCCTAAAATAATCGAGGCCAAGCTTATCGCGGAAGGCAAGAAATTCGCGATTGTTACAAGCCGGTTTAATGATTTTATTACCGACAAGCTTGTCGGAGGTGCTGTTGATGCTTTACTGCGTTCAGGAACAATGGACTCGGATATTGATATAATAAAGGTTCCGGGTGCTTTTGAGATTCCTCTTGTTGCCAAAAAAATAGCTGAAAGAAAAAAGTATAATGCTGTAATATGCCTTGGTGCTGTTATACGGGGGGCAACCCCGCATTTTGATTACATTAGCGCTGAAGTTACAAAGGGAGTTGCCATGGTTGGTTTGGAAACGGGAATCCCTGTGATTTTCGGAGTAATTACGGTAGATACTATTGAGCAGGCGATAGAACGTGCCGGAACTAAGGCTGGTAACAAAGGATGGAGTGCCGCAGTTTCTGCAATTGAAATGGCAAATCTGGTTGAACTTATAGATAAAGAATAG
- a CDS encoding bifunctional 3,4-dihydroxy-2-butanone-4-phosphate synthase/GTP cyclohydrolase II — MPIISIEEAIKDIREGRMVILVDDEDRENEGDLTMAAEKVTPEAINFMAKYGRGLICLSMTSEKADSLFLPPMVENNTSPFQTGFTVSIEARCGVTTGISAADRATTILTASAEDARPGDLVRPGHIFPLRARDGGVIVRTGQTEGSVDLARLAGLRPSGVICEIMDDDGTMARMPSLEKFSEKHGIGICSIADLIEYRLANERFVRRSAETVIPTSIAGEFRAVVYENDIDRFLHIAMIKGEIDSKKPVLVRVHSECLTGDIFGSLRCDCGDQLKEAMKMIDNEGSGVFLYIRQEGRGIGLVNKIKAYALQDQGFDTVEANAELGFKPDLRNYGIGAQILVDLGVRKMRLITNNPKKIIGLEGYGLSVVEQVGIEVGPNQFNEKYLSCKKYKMGHLINVDKIP, encoded by the coding sequence ATGCCGATAATTTCAATTGAAGAAGCAATCAAGGATATACGTGAAGGGCGCATGGTTATCCTTGTTGATGATGAAGACCGTGAGAATGAAGGTGACCTCACAATGGCCGCTGAAAAAGTAACGCCTGAAGCCATAAATTTTATGGCAAAATACGGAAGAGGACTTATATGTCTTTCTATGACAAGTGAAAAAGCGGATTCCCTTTTTCTTCCGCCAATGGTGGAAAACAATACTTCCCCTTTCCAAACAGGGTTCACTGTTTCAATAGAAGCCAGATGCGGAGTAACAACGGGAATATCCGCAGCCGACCGGGCAACTACAATTCTGACCGCCTCAGCCGAAGATGCCAGGCCTGGTGATTTGGTGAGGCCCGGCCATATTTTTCCTTTAAGAGCAAGAGACGGTGGAGTAATTGTAAGAACCGGCCAGACTGAGGGGTCGGTAGACCTTGCGCGCCTTGCCGGTTTGAGACCGTCCGGGGTAATTTGTGAAATAATGGATGACGACGGTACAATGGCCAGAATGCCTTCGCTTGAAAAATTCAGTGAAAAACACGGGATAGGCATTTGCTCTATAGCGGATCTCATAGAATACCGTTTGGCGAATGAGCGTTTTGTAAGGCGATCCGCTGAAACTGTAATTCCTACTTCTATTGCAGGTGAGTTCAGGGCTGTTGTATATGAAAACGATATTGACCGATTTCTTCATATCGCGATGATAAAAGGAGAAATTGATTCAAAAAAGCCTGTCCTTGTCAGAGTTCATTCAGAATGCCTCACGGGAGATATATTCGGATCTCTTAGATGCGATTGCGGCGATCAGCTTAAGGAGGCTATGAAAATGATTGACAATGAAGGATCGGGGGTTTTTCTGTACATACGCCAAGAGGGGCGTGGTATAGGACTTGTCAACAAGATTAAAGCCTATGCCTTGCAGGATCAGGGGTTTGACACCGTTGAAGCAAACGCTGAACTGGGATTTAAGCCTGATTTGAGAAATTATGGTATCGGTGCGCAGATTCTGGTTGATCTTGGTGTAAGAAAGATGAGGCTCATAACAAACAATCCAAAAAAAATAATCGGACTTGAAGGATATGGATTAAGTGTTGTTGAGCAGGTCGGGATTGAGGTTGGGCCTAATCAATTTAATGAAAAATATCTATCATGTAAGAAATATAAAATGGGCCACCTGATTAACGTAGATAAAATACCTTAA
- a CDS encoding riboflavin synthase, which translates to MFTGIIESLGTISSIRSSGRIGKQLAIETDTDLDGTKIGDSIAVNGACLTVVKIDKKRFDVDVSPETLDKTTLGDTKTGDRVNIERALRLSDRLDGHLVSGHIDGIGKISRKKLTGNAVIITFDVPVSLSRYIIKKGSVAIDGVSLTVNNCDEGWFEVSIIPHTAKLTTIGIKAENNFVNIETDMIGKYIERFIGTQKTPGGKKDVKSSIDMAFLSKTGYI; encoded by the coding sequence ATGTTTACAGGTATAATAGAAAGCCTTGGTACTATTTCTTCGATTCGTTCTTCGGGCAGGATAGGAAAGCAACTTGCCATAGAAACGGATACTGATCTTGATGGAACCAAAATCGGAGACAGTATTGCGGTTAACGGAGCTTGTCTTACAGTTGTTAAAATCGACAAAAAACGTTTTGATGTTGACGTTTCTCCTGAAACCCTTGATAAAACAACCTTGGGCGATACAAAAACAGGAGACAGGGTAAATATCGAGCGCGCCTTACGCCTATCGGATAGGCTGGACGGTCATCTGGTTTCAGGTCATATTGACGGAATCGGCAAAATAAGCAGGAAAAAATTAACAGGTAACGCAGTGATAATTACATTTGATGTGCCTGTATCACTTTCCCGTTACATAATAAAAAAAGGTTCTGTTGCTATCGATGGTGTAAGTCTTACGGTAAACAACTGCGATGAAGGATGGTTTGAAGTAAGCATAATACCTCATACTGCAAAACTGACTACAATTGGTATAAAAGCAGAAAATAATTTTGTAAACATAGAAACCGATATGATAGGAAAATACATAGAACGATTTATTGGTACTCAAAAAACTCCCGGTGGTAAAAAAGATGTAAAGTCATCCATAGATATGGCCTTTTTATCAAAAACCGGATATATATAA
- the ribD gene encoding bifunctional diaminohydroxyphosphoribosylaminopyrimidine deaminase/5-amino-6-(5-phosphoribosylamino)uracil reductase RibD — protein MDDLLYMKMAIDLAENGRGHTSPNPMVGAVVVKDGKVVGKGYHEAYGKAHAEVNAIDDAKEHSYGATLYVTLEPCNHFGKTPPCTKKIIESGIKRVVAAIKDPNPDVKGNGEQLLRSNGVEVTFGVCEKEALKQNEIFIKYIKTKRPFVIVKCASTLDGKIATKTGDSKWVTNEESRQFVHKLRHYTDAIMVGIDTVKRDNPNLTTRINGINGLNSVRIVLDSRLSISEDAFVLNQDVDSDTIVVISDLALDKAILQKKMRLEEKGIKIIKAPSKNNLINLDILMDMMGSMGITSLLIEGGSRVISSAFSNKIVDKIFFFYAPKILGGDGVSICSGPGPVLMRDSVMVKEIGIQKFGDDILIEGYI, from the coding sequence ATGGACGATTTATTATATATGAAAATGGCCATTGACCTTGCTGAAAATGGCCGCGGGCATACTTCTCCAAACCCTATGGTAGGCGCAGTTGTTGTAAAAGACGGCAAAGTTGTTGGAAAGGGTTATCACGAAGCTTACGGTAAAGCTCATGCAGAAGTAAATGCCATTGATGATGCTAAAGAGCACTCATACGGAGCGACTCTTTATGTAACACTTGAGCCATGCAACCATTTTGGTAAAACACCTCCATGTACAAAAAAAATTATTGAATCAGGCATAAAGAGAGTTGTAGCAGCAATCAAGGACCCCAATCCTGATGTTAAAGGAAACGGAGAACAATTATTAAGAAGTAACGGCGTAGAAGTGACTTTTGGGGTCTGCGAAAAAGAAGCATTAAAACAGAATGAAATTTTTATTAAATATATCAAGACAAAACGTCCGTTTGTCATAGTAAAATGCGCTTCAACTTTAGATGGTAAAATTGCCACTAAAACCGGAGATTCAAAATGGGTTACAAATGAAGAATCAAGGCAATTTGTTCACAAACTAAGACATTATACCGATGCTATAATGGTTGGCATTGATACGGTAAAAAGGGATAATCCCAATCTAACAACACGTATTAATGGTATAAATGGCCTTAACTCTGTAAGAATAGTGCTTGATTCCAGACTTTCAATCTCTGAAGACGCGTTTGTGTTGAATCAGGATGTTGATTCTGATACGATTGTGGTCATAAGCGATCTTGCTCTTGATAAAGCAATTTTGCAAAAAAAGATGCGACTTGAAGAAAAAGGTATAAAGATTATAAAGGCACCTTCCAAAAATAATCTGATAAATCTTGATATACTGATGGATATGATGGGTTCAATGGGTATTACAAGTCTTCTTATAGAAGGTGGAAGTCGTGTGATTTCATCCGCATTTTCTAATAAGATTGTCGATAAAATATTTTTTTTCTATGCGCCCAAAATTCTTGGCGGCGATGGTGTTAGTATTTGCAGTGGTCCGGGGCCGGTTCTCATGCGTGATTCTGTTATGGTAAAAGAGATTGGTATTCAAAAGTTCGGAGATGATATTTTGATAGAGGGCTATATCTGA
- the nrdR gene encoding transcriptional regulator NrdR, translated as MKCPFCAELDNKVIDSRLNKEGTVIRRRRECIGCGRRFTTYEQIEELPVMIIKKDGRREVFSKDKVRTGILKACEKRKVSMNAIEDFLDELERDLKETGEKETPAHIVGEKIMEKLHEIDDVAYVRFASVYREFKDINDFIWELKKLLSKQ; from the coding sequence ATGAAATGTCCTTTTTGTGCCGAGCTTGATAACAAGGTTATTGATTCCAGATTAAACAAGGAAGGAACAGTGATACGCAGACGCAGGGAATGTATCGGTTGCGGCAGACGTTTCACAACATATGAGCAGATTGAAGAACTTCCTGTCATGATAATAAAAAAAGACGGACGCAGGGAGGTATTTTCAAAAGACAAAGTACGTACCGGTATTCTCAAGGCATGTGAAAAACGCAAAGTAAGCATGAATGCTATTGAAGATTTTCTTGATGAACTTGAACGCGACCTTAAAGAAACAGGAGAAAAAGAAACTCCTGCTCACATAGTTGGCGAAAAGATTATGGAAAAGCTTCATGAAATTGATGATGTGGCATACGTCAGGTTTGCATCTGTTTACAGGGAGTTTAAAGATATTAATGATTTTATTTGGGAATTAAAGAAACTGTTAAGCAAACAGTAG
- a CDS encoding cytidine/deoxycytidylate deaminase family protein, with protein MPDKSSRPAWDRYFMDITTLVAKRSTCLRRFVGACIVKDKRILTTGYNGAPTGLKHCLEIGCIREKRKIASGERHELCRGIHAEQNAIIQAAFHGVSIREAVLYCTNLPCSICAKMIINAGIVKIYYLDGYADEMSSEMLEEAGIEVIKLEII; from the coding sequence ATGCCGGATAAGAGCAGCCGCCCTGCGTGGGATAGATACTTTATGGACATTACAACTCTTGTTGCCAAGAGGTCAACGTGCTTAAGACGTTTTGTGGGTGCTTGCATAGTAAAAGACAAGAGGATACTTACAACAGGGTATAACGGTGCGCCAACCGGGTTGAAGCATTGCCTTGAAATCGGTTGTATTCGTGAAAAAAGAAAGATTGCTTCAGGGGAAAGGCATGAGCTTTGCAGAGGAATTCATGCTGAACAGAATGCTATCATTCAAGCTGCCTTTCATGGTGTTTCCATAAGAGAGGCCGTGCTTTACTGCACAAATCTTCCCTGTTCCATATGTGCTAAAATGATTATAAATGCTGGTATAGTAAAAATATATTATCTGGATGGATATGCAGATGAAATGTCATCGGAAATGTTGGAGGAGGCAGGTATTGAGGTAATTAAGCTGGAAATTATCTGA
- a CDS encoding serine hydroxymethyltransferase, whose protein sequence is MKLEYIEETDPEIAKVIVCEYERQKNTLELIASENIASRAVMAVQGSILTNKYAEGYPDKRFYGGCENVDVAEKLALERVKKLFGVSYANVQPHSGSQANMAVYFALLEPGDTVLGMNLAHGGHLTHGSPASFSGRFFNFVHYGVGRSTGTIDYNEVSQLALKHRPKMIVAGASAYPRTLDFKAFAEISESVGAYLMVDMAHIAGLVAAGEHLSPVPYADIITATTHKTLRGPRGGLILAKTQFGEKLNKEIFPGIQGGPLMHTIAAKAVCFKEALSESFKQYQISVVKNAKKMANVLMDEGINLVSGGTDNHMMLVDLRNLNITGKDAENILGRAGITVNKNSIPFDTQSPFVTSGIRIGTPSLTTRGMKEAEMETIAKLIADLLKKQNDESLIKLTAEKVQKLCDAFPVYNDNMS, encoded by the coding sequence TTGAAGTTGGAATATATTGAAGAAACAGATCCGGAAATAGCAAAAGTAATAGTCTGTGAATATGAAAGGCAAAAAAATACCCTGGAGTTGATAGCATCTGAAAATATCGCCAGCCGGGCGGTTATGGCTGTACAGGGAAGCATTCTAACGAATAAATATGCAGAAGGTTATCCCGACAAACGTTTTTATGGCGGATGTGAAAACGTTGATGTTGCCGAAAAGCTGGCTCTTGAAAGAGTAAAAAAACTATTTGGGGTTTCGTATGCCAATGTACAGCCGCATTCCGGTTCCCAGGCCAATATGGCGGTATATTTTGCATTGCTTGAACCGGGAGATACGGTGCTTGGTATGAACCTTGCCCACGGTGGCCATCTGACTCACGGTAGTCCGGCGAGTTTTTCGGGCAGGTTTTTTAACTTCGTTCATTATGGGGTGGGCCGAAGTACCGGAACTATAGACTATAACGAAGTTAGTCAATTAGCCTTAAAGCACAGGCCAAAAATGATAGTAGCAGGCGCAAGCGCATATCCCAGAACTTTAGACTTTAAAGCTTTTGCCGAAATTTCAGAATCGGTAGGTGCATACCTGATGGTTGATATGGCTCATATAGCAGGGCTTGTTGCAGCGGGTGAACATCTTTCTCCTGTGCCGTACGCAGATATTATTACGGCGACAACTCACAAGACATTAAGGGGGCCAAGAGGAGGGTTGATACTTGCCAAAACTCAATTCGGGGAAAAGCTTAACAAGGAAATTTTCCCCGGGATTCAGGGTGGCCCGCTTATGCATACAATTGCAGCAAAGGCGGTCTGTTTTAAAGAAGCCCTTAGTGAATCATTTAAACAGTATCAGATCAGTGTTGTCAAAAACGCAAAAAAAATGGCTAATGTATTAATGGATGAAGGTATCAATCTTGTATCAGGCGGAACTGACAATCATATGATGCTTGTTGACTTAAGAAATTTGAATATTACAGGAAAAGATGCCGAAAATATTTTGGGGCGAGCCGGAATAACTGTAAATAAAAATTCCATACCTTTTGATACACAAAGCCCATTTGTTACAAGCGGAATCAGAATCGGGACACCTTCTTTGACGACAAGAGGCATGAAAGAGGCGGAAATGGAAACAATTGCAAAGCTTATAGCTGATCTTTTGAAAAAGCAAAATGATGAATCACTTATAAAGCTGACAGCAGAAAAAGTGCAAAAACTTTGTGACGCATTTCCGGTATATAATGATAATATGAGTTAG
- the rpiB gene encoding ribose 5-phosphate isomerase B — MELQMDKTPVVIGNDHAAYQLKEQIKNYLIDNDIEVKDIGTQNESSVDYPDYGIKVASLVSEGEFARGILLCGSGIGMSIVANRFCNVRAALCNDLFSAILSRKHNNSNILVMGARIIGDVLAIEILKAWLETAYEAGGRHQKRIDKFNDLGNKGK; from the coding sequence ATGGAGTTGCAGATGGATAAAACACCTGTTGTTATCGGAAACGATCATGCTGCATATCAGCTTAAGGAACAAATAAAAAATTATCTTATTGATAATGATATTGAAGTTAAGGACATTGGAACTCAAAATGAAAGCTCTGTTGATTATCCGGATTATGGGATAAAGGTAGCTTCGCTTGTTTCCGAAGGAGAATTTGCCCGTGGGATACTTCTTTGTGGCAGCGGGATAGGGATGTCTATTGTTGCCAACAGATTTTGTAATGTCAGAGCTGCTCTTTGCAATGATCTTTTTTCTGCTATTTTAAGCAGAAAACACAACAATTCAAATATCCTGGTGATGGGAGCCCGGATTATCGGGGATGTGCTTGCGATCGAAATATTAAAAGCCTGGCTTGAAACTGCATATGAGGCAGGAGGGCGCCATCAGAAACGGATTGATAAATTTAATGATTTGGGAAATAAGGGAAAATAA
- a CDS encoding PAS domain S-box protein — MEERLNSLMKAIRIVSQLIIKEKNRERLIQAVSETLVETIDLKSAWIALTDSSEKLIHIAESGLGENLKQFKKLLEKNVLPVCAKKALAQNKALITLDISIECRNCLLKPLCNETNSFASILKIDGKKYGILTVSMAKNFTFDKTDQVLFQEITDIIAFGLYNIDLSEKQNIILKDLKNKYYDALKESEERFRALFEHAPDAYFLHDIKSFRYVDCNLAAQKLTGYTKEEIIGNNYLQLKLLPQEQLGKIATFLEQLKCNLNKENILPYEIRANRKDGTQVFVEARTFALQIGGKAFFFGYSQRYFRKKKSGTTAATFTEA; from the coding sequence ATGGAAGAGCGTTTAAACTCTCTTATGAAAGCTATTAGAATTGTAAGCCAGCTAATAATTAAAGAAAAAAATCGTGAGCGTCTGATCCAGGCGGTTTCCGAGACTCTTGTTGAAACGATTGATTTAAAAAGTGCATGGATTGCGCTTACAGACTCATCAGAAAAATTGATACACATAGCAGAATCCGGCCTTGGGGAAAATCTCAAACAATTTAAAAAACTGCTTGAGAAAAATGTTTTGCCCGTTTGCGCAAAAAAAGCTCTTGCTCAAAATAAAGCTTTAATAACTTTAGACATCTCTATAGAGTGCCGTAATTGTCTGCTTAAGCCGCTTTGCAATGAAACCAATTCTTTTGCTTCAATTCTTAAGATCGATGGAAAAAAATATGGAATACTAACCGTCTCAATGGCTAAAAATTTTACATTTGATAAAACAGATCAGGTATTGTTTCAGGAAATTACAGACATCATTGCCTTTGGCCTTTATAATATAGATTTGTCAGAAAAACAAAACATCATTTTAAAGGATTTAAAGAATAAATATTATGATGCGCTAAAAGAAAGTGAAGAAAGATTCAGGGCTTTGTTTGAACATGCACCCGATGCTTATTTCCTGCACGATATTAAAAGCTTCAGGTATGTCGATTGTAACCTTGCTGCACAAAAACTAACCGGTTACACCAAAGAAGAGATTATCGGAAATAATTATTTGCAACTAAAATTATTGCCTCAGGAACAACTTGGAAAAATTGCAACGTTCCTCGAACAACTAAAGTGTAATTTGAATAAGGAAAACATATTGCCTTACGAAATAAGAGCCAATCGTAAGGATGGAACGCAGGTCTTTGTTGAAGCCAGGACTTTTGCTTTGCAGATTGGAGGCAAAGCTTTTTTTTTTGGGTATAGCCAAAGATATTTCAGAAAAAAGAAATCTGGAACAACAGCTGCTACATTCACAGAGGCTTGA